A section of the Pediococcus inopinatus genome encodes:
- a CDS encoding cation-translocating P-type ATPase: protein MKDTKRNFYNQQTEGVLKTLNSSQEGLSDAQVSKSLEEHGKNQLEAKKNTNLLQKFIAQFKDLMIIVLLAAALVSVFVGEGVDAIIILLVVVLNAIFGVFQEAKAEQAIDALKELSAPQAHVKRNGKVVTIKSEDVVPGDIVLLEAGDIIPADLRLLESAGLKMEESALTGESVPVEKKTAVLTDEKLPIGDQLNMAFMNSNVTYGRGSGVVVATGMQTQVGQIANMINNAEENTTPLQENLNQLSKVLTGLILVIAVIVFIVGMVRGEETLINMLLTAISLAVAAIPEGLPAIVTITLALGTQRMAKRHAIIRKLPAVETLGGTEIIASDKTGTLTQNKMTVEKVFVNNELHDAHDLQIKDYPYNHLFELMVLNNDTKQTDDGLIGDPTETALIQFNLDKEEDVDQLVQSEERVAEVPFDSERKLMSTYNKLADGRYLQTVKGAPDELLQRAALFESGEEIKPMDDKERKLVLDTNHELATQAIRVLGFAYQVVDEIPETLKSEVVEQELIFAGLIGMIDPERPEVAQAVEEAKQAGIRPLMITGDHRDTASAIAKRLGIIEEGQEDAVISGSDLDAMDDETFAKKVKQYSVYARVAPEHKVRIVNAWQKQGKVVAMTGDGVNDAPSLKQADIGIAMGITGTEVSKGASDMILADDNFSTIVIAVEEGRKVFANIQKAVQYLLSANLGEVLTLFVMTMMGWQILAPVHILWINLVTDTFPAIALGLEPSEKNVMKQKPRGRQSNFLSGGVATNVIYQGLLEGIITLAVYGIAIWFPVHASEAQAHADALTMAFATLGLIQLFHAFNSKSIHGSIFSATTLKNKFFNWSIVLSFILLAATIVVPGLNDIFHVSHLDVHQWAIVGGASVSIIVIVEIVKWFQRRFAK from the coding sequence ATGAAGGACACAAAGCGTAATTTTTATAATCAGCAAACTGAGGGCGTTTTAAAAACGTTAAATAGTTCTCAAGAGGGTTTAAGTGATGCTCAAGTTTCAAAAAGCTTGGAAGAGCACGGAAAAAACCAACTAGAGGCCAAAAAAAACACGAATTTGCTGCAAAAATTTATTGCGCAGTTTAAAGATTTAATGATTATCGTCTTACTTGCCGCGGCGCTGGTTTCGGTGTTCGTAGGTGAAGGTGTAGATGCCATTATTATTTTGCTGGTGGTTGTGCTAAATGCGATCTTTGGTGTTTTTCAAGAAGCCAAGGCTGAGCAAGCCATTGATGCCTTAAAAGAATTATCCGCTCCCCAAGCACATGTGAAGCGCAACGGTAAAGTGGTGACCATCAAAAGCGAAGATGTCGTACCGGGCGATATTGTCCTTTTAGAAGCTGGCGACATTATTCCTGCAGATTTACGTTTACTCGAATCAGCGGGTTTAAAGATGGAAGAATCAGCTTTAACTGGTGAATCTGTGCCAGTTGAAAAAAAGACTGCCGTTTTAACTGATGAAAAATTGCCAATTGGGGATCAACTCAATATGGCGTTTATGAATAGTAACGTGACATACGGCCGTGGTAGTGGGGTTGTCGTGGCAACAGGGATGCAAACCCAGGTTGGCCAAATTGCAAACATGATTAATAACGCCGAAGAAAACACCACACCTCTGCAGGAGAATTTAAATCAATTAAGTAAAGTTCTTACTGGTTTAATTTTAGTCATTGCCGTGATTGTGTTTATTGTCGGAATGGTCCGTGGGGAAGAGACCTTAATTAATATGTTGTTGACCGCTATTTCTTTGGCAGTTGCGGCAATTCCAGAAGGGTTACCTGCGATTGTGACAATCACCTTAGCGTTAGGAACACAGCGCATGGCAAAAAGACATGCCATCATTCGAAAACTGCCAGCAGTTGAAACCTTGGGTGGCACTGAAATTATTGCTTCTGATAAAACAGGAACATTAACCCAAAACAAAATGACCGTTGAAAAAGTTTTTGTAAATAATGAATTGCATGATGCTCATGATTTACAGATTAAGGATTATCCTTATAATCATTTGTTTGAGTTGATGGTATTAAATAATGATACAAAACAAACTGACGATGGTTTAATTGGTGATCCAACAGAAACAGCTTTGATTCAGTTTAATTTGGATAAAGAAGAAGATGTGGACCAATTAGTTCAATCTGAAGAACGTGTGGCGGAAGTGCCATTTGATTCAGAACGAAAATTAATGTCTACCTATAATAAGCTAGCAGATGGCCGTTATTTACAAACGGTCAAAGGAGCTCCTGATGAATTACTACAACGAGCGGCTTTGTTTGAATCTGGCGAAGAAATCAAGCCAATGGACGACAAAGAACGAAAGCTGGTTTTGGATACTAATCATGAACTTGCAACCCAAGCCATTCGAGTTCTAGGGTTTGCTTATCAAGTTGTCGACGAAATTCCTGAAACTTTGAAATCTGAAGTGGTTGAACAAGAACTAATTTTTGCTGGTTTGATCGGGATGATTGATCCCGAGCGACCAGAAGTGGCACAAGCGGTTGAAGAAGCAAAACAAGCCGGAATTCGTCCTTTGATGATCACTGGAGATCACCGCGATACGGCCTCGGCCATTGCCAAACGTCTGGGAATTATCGAAGAAGGTCAAGAAGATGCTGTGATTTCTGGATCAGATTTAGACGCGATGGATGATGAAACTTTTGCGAAAAAGGTAAAACAATATTCCGTCTATGCCCGAGTTGCGCCTGAACATAAAGTGCGCATTGTGAACGCTTGGCAGAAACAAGGTAAAGTTGTGGCGATGACTGGTGATGGTGTGAATGATGCGCCATCCTTGAAACAAGCTGATATCGGAATTGCAATGGGAATTACCGGGACTGAAGTTTCCAAGGGTGCCAGTGATATGATCCTCGCTGATGATAACTTTTCAACCATCGTTATTGCTGTTGAAGAAGGCCGTAAAGTTTTTGCCAATATTCAAAAAGCGGTCCAGTACTTGCTGTCAGCTAACCTTGGAGAAGTTTTGACGCTGTTCGTGATGACCATGATGGGTTGGCAAATCTTGGCACCTGTGCATATCTTGTGGATTAACTTGGTCACAGATACTTTCCCAGCAATTGCGTTAGGATTAGAGCCTTCTGAAAAAAATGTCATGAAACAAAAACCGCGCGGCCGTCAGAGTAATTTCTTGTCCGGTGGGGTTGCCACAAACGTCATCTATCAAGGACTTTTGGAAGGTATTATTACCTTAGCTGTGTACGGAATTGCTATTTGGTTCCCAGTTCACGCTTCTGAAGCACAGGCACATGCGGATGCCTTAACCATGGCATTTGCAACCTTAGGATTAATTCAACTTTTCCATGCGTTTAACTCAAAATCGATTCATGGATCAATTTTCAGTGCGACAACCTTAAAAAATAAATTCTTTAACTGGTCAATTGTGTTATCGTTTATACTATTAGCAGCTACAATTGTTGTGCCAGGATTAAATGATATTTTCCACGTAAGTCATTTAGATGTTCACCAGTGGGCAATCGTTGGTGGTGCGTCCGTATCAATTATAGTGATTGTTGAAATTGTCAAATGGTTTCAACGTCGTTTTGCTAAATAA
- the nadE gene encoding ammonia-dependent NAD(+) synthetase, translated as MRELQQEIIKSLKVQPEIDPEVEIRRSIDFLKAYLKKNTFIKSLVLGISGGQDSTLAGKLAQMAITEMRAETGNDSYQFIAVRLPYGVQADESDAMEAIEFMQADQVKRVDIKDAADAMVTALEANDLTITDFNKGNIKARQRMIAQYGVAGANNGIVIGTDHAAEAITGFYTKFGDGGADVTPIWRLDKRQGKSLLAALEAPKHLYEKVPTADLEDDRPALPDEVALGVTYNDIDNYLEGHDIDEKAAEKIENWYQKTAHKRHLPYTVYDQF; from the coding sequence ATGCGCGAATTACAACAAGAAATAATTAAAAGCTTAAAGGTTCAGCCAGAAATTGATCCGGAGGTCGAAATTCGTCGCAGCATCGATTTCTTGAAGGCTTACCTAAAGAAAAATACATTTATTAAAAGTTTGGTGTTAGGCATTTCTGGTGGCCAGGATTCAACTCTCGCCGGCAAACTAGCTCAAATGGCAATCACAGAAATGCGTGCTGAAACTGGTAATGATAGTTATCAGTTTATCGCGGTTCGGTTACCATATGGCGTCCAAGCGGATGAGTCTGATGCTATGGAAGCTATCGAATTTATGCAAGCTGATCAGGTGAAACGAGTCGATATTAAAGACGCTGCAGATGCCATGGTAACTGCGCTTGAAGCTAACGATCTAACCATTACTGATTTTAATAAAGGTAATATTAAAGCTCGCCAACGAATGATCGCTCAGTATGGGGTTGCCGGCGCAAACAACGGGATTGTGATTGGTACCGATCACGCCGCCGAAGCCATTACAGGTTTTTATACTAAGTTTGGTGATGGTGGGGCTGATGTGACGCCAATCTGGCGATTAGATAAACGGCAAGGCAAATCACTTTTAGCGGCTTTGGAAGCTCCTAAACATCTTTATGAAAAAGTGCCAACGGCTGATTTGGAAGATGATCGACCAGCCTTACCTGATGAAGTAGCTTTGGGCGTGACTTACAATGATATTGATAACTATCTCGAAGGTCATGATATTGATGAGAAAGCAGCTGAAAAGATCGAAAATTGGTATCAAAAGACCGCTCATAAACGTCATTTACCATATACGGTCTATGATCAGTTTTAA